One window from the genome of Gloeocapsopsis sp. IPPAS B-1203 encodes:
- the recN gene encoding DNA repair protein RecN — translation MLICLRIENFALIDQLELEFGAGLNVLTGETGAGKSIILDAIDAALGGKVSSRVIRTGTNRALVEATFKLDSMIPWLTAQEIELIDEDCLVCSREMTTTGGSLRSRSRVNGILVNRQLMAELRDRIVEITAQGQTVQVGQPAQVRDWLDAYGGAAHVQQREIVTAAFADYQQAKTVLEKRRQSERDRLQQLDLLTYQVQELKTANLAEPDEFEQLEQERQRLSHVVELQQLSYQVYQALYQSDDDAPAGADLLAQSEATLTDMVQYDAQLQSILDLVSEALASVTEAGRQINAYGEGLEADPQRLVEVEERIRELKQICRKYGPTLQDAIAYYQKIAAELEELNSNEYSVEALEQQEQKYLKKLSQACHKLTDLRQTAAAKLEARLIAELKPLAMEKVQFQVEVTATSPTAMGADKITFLFSPNPGEPLQPLTAIASGGEMSRFLLALKSCFSEADAVGTLIFDEIDVGVSGRVAQAIAEKLHQLSQHHQVLCVTHQPLVAAMADRHFRVDKVVEETSTTSDLRTLVRVTALNNFMTRREELATLAGGKSAHDAIAFAESLLTQAAQRRVPLRELER, via the coding sequence ATGTTAATCTGCCTGCGGATCGAAAACTTTGCTTTAATTGATCAGCTAGAACTAGAGTTTGGGGCTGGTTTAAATGTTTTAACGGGCGAAACTGGTGCGGGAAAGTCTATTATCTTAGATGCAATCGATGCGGCTTTGGGAGGTAAAGTTTCTAGTCGCGTCATTCGCACTGGTACAAATCGGGCGTTAGTAGAAGCAACGTTCAAACTCGATAGTATGATTCCTTGGTTAACTGCCCAAGAAATCGAATTAATCGATGAAGATTGTCTTGTCTGTAGTCGTGAAATGACGACAACAGGTGGTAGCCTCCGCAGTCGTTCGCGGGTGAATGGTATTCTCGTGAATCGCCAATTAATGGCAGAATTGCGCGATCGCATTGTCGAAATTACCGCGCAAGGGCAAACAGTACAAGTAGGACAACCTGCACAAGTTCGCGATTGGTTAGATGCTTACGGTGGTGCAGCCCATGTACAACAAAGAGAAATTGTCACCGCTGCATTTGCAGACTATCAACAAGCAAAAACCGTACTCGAAAAACGACGACAATCTGAACGCGATCGCTTGCAACAACTCGATTTATTGACATATCAAGTTCAAGAACTGAAAACCGCAAATCTTGCCGAACCTGATGAATTTGAACAACTCGAACAAGAACGCCAGCGATTAAGTCACGTTGTCGAGTTGCAGCAATTGAGTTACCAAGTTTACCAAGCGTTGTATCAAAGCGACGATGACGCGCCTGCTGGTGCTGATTTACTCGCGCAATCAGAAGCAACTTTAACCGATATGGTGCAGTATGATGCGCAGTTGCAATCAATTTTGGATTTGGTCAGTGAAGCTTTAGCAAGTGTAACAGAAGCAGGACGGCAAATTAATGCTTACGGTGAAGGATTAGAAGCCGATCCGCAGCGACTTGTTGAAGTCGAAGAACGCATTCGCGAACTCAAGCAAATTTGTCGGAAATATGGTCCAACACTACAAGATGCGATCGCCTATTATCAGAAAATTGCCGCCGAATTAGAAGAACTGAATAGTAATGAATACTCGGTTGAAGCTTTAGAACAACAAGAACAAAAATATCTCAAGAAATTAAGTCAAGCTTGTCACAAATTAACAGATTTACGCCAAACTGCGGCGGCAAAACTAGAAGCGCGATTGATTGCAGAACTTAAGCCTTTGGCAATGGAAAAGGTACAGTTTCAAGTGGAAGTGACGGCGACATCTCCTACAGCAATGGGCGCAGATAAAATAACGTTCTTGTTTAGTCCGAATCCTGGCGAACCATTACAACCGCTGACAGCGATCGCTTCAGGTGGCGAAATGAGTCGCTTTTTATTGGCATTGAAATCATGTTTTTCCGAAGCCGACGCTGTGGGAACATTAATATTTGATGAAATTGATGTTGGAGTTTCCGGAAGAGTTGCACAGGCGATCGCTGAAAAATTACACCAACTTAGTCAACATCATCAAGTTTTGTGTGTCACACACCAACCTCTAGTTGCAGCAATGGCAGATCGGCACTTTCGTGTTGATAAAGTTGTGGAGGAAACTTCCACAACTTCTGATTTGCGTACCCTTGTGCGAGTCACCGCACTTAATAACTTCATGACACGCCGTGAAGAACTCGCAACTTTAGCAGGTGGTAAATCGGCACATGATGCGATCGCATTTGCAGAATCGTTACTGACGCAAGCTGCACAACGTCGCGTACCTTTGCGAGAATTGGAGCGCTAA
- a CDS encoding AAA-like domain-containing protein, which yields MNGQQYRRRRGVILTPQGFQKLQAAKSHAETWQNAGNRYTLEALNEYTGLSVDTLMKVFKCESGVDKQTLKCCFRAFNLSLEPGDYFQPARQIEQLEAMYTAQSTLELEPEFPGSQVPLYSAFYVERFPSDTDCYKTIVQPGALIRIEASRRMGKTSLMARILDQVATKGYRTVLLNFQLADKTIFQDLNKFLQWFCASVGLSVQMPNQLANYWSETFGSKISSKMYFEQYLLAETTQPLVLGLDEVDLLFQYPEIADEFFGMLRTWHEEAKNREIWKRLRLVVAHSTQIYIPLNVNKSPFNVGLPIELRAFTSSQVQDLALRYGLDWSSEEAEQLIAQVGGHPYLVQLALYHIWHHDVTLEQLLQTSHISFEIYRNHLQQQLWHLQQHPELAIAFGRVVAAPSPVEIDLIQAFKLQRMGLVHLQGNQVTPICKLYGQYFRAYFSGNLEVLRITQCLASTQAGSEACRLNH from the coding sequence TTAACACCTCAAGGATTTCAGAAACTCCAAGCAGCTAAATCCCATGCAGAAACATGGCAAAATGCTGGCAACCGTTATACACTCGAAGCCTTGAACGAGTACACAGGATTGTCTGTGGACACCCTAATGAAAGTATTTAAATGCGAATCTGGAGTCGATAAGCAAACTTTAAAGTGCTGCTTTAGGGCTTTCAATCTGTCTTTAGAGCCTGGTGATTATTTCCAACCAGCACGACAAATTGAGCAATTGGAGGCGATGTATACTGCACAATCAACACTTGAGTTAGAACCGGAATTTCCAGGAAGTCAAGTACCTTTATATTCAGCTTTTTATGTCGAGCGTTTTCCTAGTGACACTGATTGTTACAAAACAATTGTGCAGCCAGGGGCACTAATCCGGATCGAAGCTTCTAGGCGAATGGGAAAAACTTCGTTGATGGCGCGGATTTTGGATCAGGTAGCAACAAAAGGCTATCGAACTGTGCTTTTAAACTTTCAGCTAGCAGATAAGACAATTTTCCAAGATTTGAATAAATTTTTGCAGTGGTTCTGTGCCAGTGTTGGATTAAGTGTACAAATGCCTAATCAGTTAGCAAACTATTGGAGTGAGACGTTTGGCAGTAAAATCAGCAGCAAAATGTATTTTGAGCAATATCTGCTGGCTGAAACAACACAGCCTTTAGTATTAGGGTTAGACGAAGTTGACCTCTTGTTCCAATATCCTGAGATAGCTGACGAATTTTTTGGGATGTTGCGAACTTGGCATGAGGAAGCTAAAAATCGAGAAATTTGGAAAAGACTCCGGTTAGTCGTTGCGCATTCAACACAAATATATATCCCCTTGAATGTGAATAAATCGCCGTTTAATGTGGGGTTGCCGATTGAGTTACGTGCGTTTACAAGTTCTCAAGTGCAAGATTTAGCATTGCGGTATGGACTAGATTGGTCATCTGAAGAGGCGGAGCAACTGATAGCTCAAGTAGGAGGGCATCCCTATTTGGTACAGTTAGCGCTATATCATATTTGGCATCACGATGTCACCTTGGAGCAATTGTTGCAAACATCTCATATCTCGTTTGAAATTTATCGCAATCACTTGCAACAGCAATTGTGGCATCTACAACAGCATCCAGAACTGGCAATAGCTTTTGGTCGGGTTGTAGCTGCACCATCGCCAGTGGAGATAGATTTAATACAGGCTTTTAAGTTGCAACGTATGGGATTAGTGCATTTGCAAGGCAATCAGGTAACACCCATTTGCAAGTTATATGGTCAATATTTTCGCGCTTACTTCAGCGGCAATTTGGAAGTTTTAAGGATAACGCAATGCTTAGCTTCAACACAAGCAGGTAGTGAGGCATGCCGCTTAAATCACTAG